The sequence below is a genomic window from Lolium perenne isolate Kyuss_39 chromosome 7, Kyuss_2.0, whole genome shotgun sequence.
TTCTTTGTAGTCTTTTTATGCTTTTTTGTTTTGTGCTTGCACGTGAGCTCACAACTGGCCCCGGATAAGATCCTTTTTTGTTTGTTATCCCGcaggatttttttgtttttttgtggtTATCTCTCGGctgtttctgttttgttttatTGGATATGTATTGGTTTGTTCCCTGAATTTGTGGATCACGACGTCTCCTGTTACATTTCTGGAACTATAAATACATGTCTTTTTCCTCTCGTGTTTCGGTGCATATCAATCACCGATTCTTCtccctttcctttttctttttctcgtgCGTTTTCTCTGTTTCACCGATTGCATGGCAAACCCTCCTTTTTCCCACGAGTTCACATTCCCCCGCCATGGCACAACCACTATGAAGGTCCTGTACACAAACGCAGCAGCCTAGTGTTGAGGAGTGGCTCACCAATGCTGAAGCTTCCCTAGATTCTTACGCTAGGAAGATTGTTGGTCTTGATGTTGAGTATGACAAACTCAGTGGAACCTATTTCAATCCGAAGAAAGCTGCTGTGATCCAGCTATGTGTTGGCACTGATGTTCTTGTGTACCACATATGCCATGCTGATGAGAGGAGTGAAAAGTTGTATGATTTCTTTTATGGCTATAGGTACACTTTTGCTGGGTTTTGTGTCGCAGAAGACCGCACCATTCTGTCACGTTCAAAGTACTATGTTCATAATGTGAAGGATATCCAGGCAATATGGAGAGATCCGGACAACAGGAAGAGAACTCAAGGTTTGAAGGATGTtgctggagctattatagatccaatctattttgagatgaaggatggtTTTGGAAGGGCAGAGCACAGGATGTGGGCTGATCCGCCGCCTCTACCGCCTAAGCATTTGGAATATGCTGCACGGGATGCATATGCCACGTATGAGGTTTTTCGGAGGCTGGATGTGTTTGAGAGGGGCTTCTTCTCCTTATTCAAACATCCCGAGAAGAAGCGTGGCAGGGATTGGTGAAGATTTTAGTTTTGTAGggacatttttatttttattttttctatgatCAGATTGTAATCGTTTAATTTACCTACACTTTCTTTTAGGTTTTATGTTTAAGAGAATTCCTTAGTTGGTTAGATCTGAACTTCGCAGTCATAATTTTCTCTTTTTACTTTGTGTTTCCCTTCCCTTTTATTCATTTTATAATACAATGAAGATGTCCCTATTTTTACTGTTTTTTGCAATCCTATATGTTGTCTGTTCATTTTTTTAACAATTCACACCATTCACGTATGAATAGTATGTGAGAACTTCGCAGCTGTTGATATCTGATCTCCCTTTTTTTCTTGCATGTGTGTTCCTGTTTAATTTTTATACGAACTTTTTTTTCACACCGTCATACATAGTGAACTTCGAGGATAATCGGCTGTGAACTTCCTGCTGTTTTTTTTAATCAACATTTTTACGTGAAAAACTGCCTAGCAGTTGAATTACGCGGATAAGGTCATTTTTGTTTCTGTTATCCCGCagaatttttgttttcttgttatCTCCATCGGCTGTTCTATTTATTTGTTTTGGATATATACTGTTTGTTTCCTGAATTCGTGGATCACGACGTGTTTGTTACATCTCAATCTATAAATACaggtcttttctttttctggCTCGGTGCACGTGAATTACCAAttgcttcttctttcttttcttctgtCCACCGATTTTGCATGGCAAACGCTCCTTTTTCCCACGAGTACACATTCCCCTGCCATGGCACAACCACTATGAAGGTTCTGTACACGAATTCAGCAGCTAGTGTTGAGGAGTGGATCACCAATGCTGAAGGTTCCCTCGATTCTTCTGCTAGGAAGATTGTTGGTCTTGATGTTGAGTATGACAAACTCAGTGGTACCTATTTCAATCCGAAGAAAGCTGCTGTGATCCAGCTATGTGTTGGCACCGATGTTCTTGTGTACCACATATGCCATGCTGATGAGAGGAGTGAAAGTTTGGTTGAGTTTCTTCATGGCTTTAGGTACATTTTTGCTGGTTTTTGCACCACAGAAGACTGCAAAGTTCTCTCACGTTCAAATCTCTATGTTCATAATTGAAGGATATCCAGGAAATATGGAGAGATCCGGACAAAAAGAAGAAACTTCAAGGCCTGAAGGATGTtgctggagctattatagatccaatctattttgagatgaaggatggtTTTGGAAGGGCAGAGCACAGGATGTGGGCTAATCCGCCGCCTCTACCGCCTAAGCATTTGGAATATGCTGCACGGGATGCATATGCAACCTACGAGGTTTATCGAAGGCTGGATTTGTTTGAGAGGGGCTTCTTCTCCTTATTCAAACATCCCGAGAAGAAGCGTGGCAGGGATTGGTGAAGATTTTAGTTTTGTAGggacatttttatttttattttttctatgatCAGATTGTAATCGTTTAATTTACCTACACTTTCTTTTAGGTTTTATGTTTAAGAGAATTCCTTAGTTGGCTAGATCTGAACTTCGCAGTCATAATTTTCTCTTTTTACTTTGTGTTTCCCTTCCCTTTTATTCATTTTATAATACAATGAAGATGTCCCTATTTTTACTGTTTTTTGCAATCCTATATGTTGTCTGTTCTTTTTTTTAACAATTCAGTACCATTCACGTATGAATAGTATGTGAGAACTTCGCAGCTGTTGATATCTGATCTCCCTTTTTTTCTTGCATGTGTGTTCCTGTTTAATTTTTATACGAACTTTTTTTTCACACCGTCATACATAGTGAACTTCGCGGATAATCGGATGTGAACTTCCTGATGTTTTTTTTTAATCAACATTTTACGTGAACAACTGTCTAGCAGTTGAATTACGATATATTTATTCTCACAACATCCCGTGTAGAGGTTTAATATACATGAGCTTTATGAAAATTCCTGTTCATTACAATTTGGATGAGCAGTAGCATCAACAAATAGTGAACTTCAGCAAAGTATATTTATTCTACACAATGTAACCAACTACATATTTGTTTTCATTATGAACTAttctattttttttccttttttgtgtCTACCTCTTCCTGGTACTCCTTCTTATAGGTGCTGGTGTAGTTTGTgttttctccttgttcttctcatTGCTtctatcttccattgtgttgctatcATTTTCTCGTTGACTGCAGTGTAATAGCTGTTCCTCAAGCTGCCTTCTTGCGCAAGTTCTAGAGTTGTGTCCCCTTATCTTATTGCATGTACCACAAGCTTTCACCCCTTTTGGTTTCATTGTTGCACCATCACTTCTTTGTCGTTCAACAATCTGTTGTTGTAGTATCTTTTCCCTGTTGGGGCATGTTGACGCGTAGTGTCCTAGCCTTAGGTTGCACACGCTGCATTTCCTTTGTCCTCCCGTTTTATTTAAGTTTTGCGCTTTGCTCTCCACATCTGGTGTTTTCTGTGTATCTTCTTGCTCAGTGATATCTTCATCCTCATCTTCTTGCTCATATTCTTCATCATCCGTCTCATCTTCGAAGCATTCACCCTCATCTGTGTCCAGTTTTTCCTCTTCATCATTCTCTGGAATGTGCTGGCGAGCAAGCAAGTTTCTTATGCGGACCTTGATATTTGCTGAAGATGCTGTAGGCCCATACACCTTCTTATGTGTTTCCAAGAGTGTTTTAGCCAGCTGCCTTGCCTTGCAGGTTCTGGAATTGTGGCCATTAATTTTATTGCATGTTCCGCATAATCTTGTACCTTTCGGTCTCCCGTATTCATGTAGTTACGGTTCCGGACGGCAGTGCAGGGGGTTTGCATTTTCCATTCCTCCTTGCAGCATCTGTAGTCTTGCTTCCTTTTGTTATTGCAAGTAGTGGAGGCTGTATATCCGCATATGGATCATTGTCCTCGATCCGAGGAATGTCGTTGTGCTCGCAGTTTCTCGTGTTGTGTTTTCTTGGTTCGATGACTGCTCATTGTTCTCCATCTCTCGCATCCTCATTATTCTCCATCTCTCGCATCCTCATTATTCTCCGGCTCTGCATCCTCATTGTCCAGGTTTGTATTGGCATCTCTGAAGGCGTATAATGCTATTTGGAATTTTGCTTCCGAAGTGCATCCTTTGTTTATAATTTTAATCGCTTTCACCGTAAAGCGATTGTTCGTCCGTATTCAATTGAAGTCCCATCGTCTCGTTGTTGTCCTCGTAGTCTCTGCGGTTGTAATCAGGGTTTGTCATCGCATCTTTGGTGTATCTCTGGAGTATATACTTGCTTGGTATCTCATCCAGTGCGTAGGTGCTCAAAGACAGCTATGACATGGTGGCGTAACAACCCCGTGTGTGCATAAAGTTAACATTAGCTCggttaatttttttatttttcgtgTCAACGATTACTTTTTTTATATGCATCTGTAGTGTAATACAACCAAAAGCAACTGATGAAAGAGGCTTTTTTTTTACCCGTATGTTCCCACAGCTTACATTCGCATTCATAGCGGCCTTCAACTTCATCCGCTAGCACTCGAACTCATGTCTTGACCAAGCGAATTCTTTACTCGATTGTAGTGATGCACAAGGTAAATGTTGGGATTATCCTGGGAAGTCTTAATGCGGAAAGTCTGTGCTGTGATATTGCCTCTCCCGGAAAACCGAGTACACCGCCCGTGTGTACTTATCCATCACCTCGTGCCTCGAAGCCATACCCGGTGATCAAGTTTTCCTTGAGCCCTGCATTTTTGATTTTTGTCGGTGGAAAAGTCATTTGCTTTTTGAACATGAAACATAAGATAacttttatatatatatatgaacccCAGAACTAAACAGATGTGAACTTCCATAACATGTGCATACTTTTTTTCTCGAAACAGATGACACTTTTTTGTGTACGTAAGAACCCCGACCAAACAGTTGTGAACTTCCATAACATCTGCATagtctttttccttttttttatgtTCTCATCCTATGTGTTTCCAAATTATTGAAGCATATTTTTTTTCATTAACATAAAAAAGGAAATCGATCACTCACCGTTGATGCATTTGCCTCTGCATTCTCTGCTTCATGCCTTGCCTGTATGCAGTTGTTAACTTGCTTAGCAAAAATGTGTAGGTTGTCTCGTTCAGTGACAAAACCCCTTTTCAGCACAAAGTTCATGCTCTCGCTTCTCTCGTGTTGAAGTCATGCGTGCACGTAAAACTTCCTTCCAAAGAAGCTGATATCCACAATTTCCTTTCAGCCCATAAGTTAATCATGACATTTATATCATGCAGATTGTACTCTTCAATCAAAGCCTTCCACGCATCTTCAAACTCAGATGGCATTAGGGGATGGTTCAAAATTGCAGTCAGCTTATCCTTCAAGTCAGGGAATAGTTTATAAAGCTTCTTCAGCGGGTCCTTATGCTTGTTCATTATGTGCCATCTACAGAACTTATGTAGAGTCCGTTTGAAAATTTTAGGTATTGCTTTTGCCATTGCTGGGCATTGATCTGAACAATTATTAGGAAAAAACACATCAGGTATAATGCAAGCAAACTtcacaaaaaacaaaacaaaggtGAACTTCAGCAAATTAAATATCTTTTATTTTTTCGTGTTGCAGGGGTGTAAACATGTGAACTTCTGTGTGTTTTTGTTATGAACTACAACTGAAGGTACAAACAGGAGTATAGATTCTGATTTTTCTGCAAACCTGTAAGTATGCAGATTGGTTGTTTACCGCCCATGCATTCAAGGAATCTGCTGAATACCCATTTGAAGGACTCCTCTGACTCGTTTCCCATCAACGCAACACCAAAGATTGTTGACTGCAAGTGGTTGTTTACGCCGACAAATACTGCAAGGGGCAAGTGGTGCTTGTTCGACTTGTAAGTAGTATCGAAAGTTATGCAATCTCCAAAATCTGCATATGCTGCCCTCGAgctagcattagaccagaaaacaTTTTCCGATCTGTTTTCCTCATCAACCTTGTAGTCATAGAAGAAATTTTCATtctccttcttcatgtcttcaaAGAATTTGAACATATTCTGCACCTCATTCATGGACTCCTTCCTCGTGTTTTCTGCTTTCCTGCAAAAAGAAATTTGttgttatttttcttttttttgttttgcttttTTCTTTCCCCTGTTTTTCATGTAAGTTTTCATTTTATATATAAAGGAGGGGGGTGGGAGGGGGGGGCGGGGGAGTACTTACATGTTTAGTATGTCTCTGTTGTGGCAGCCAATCTTATCACGGCCACCATGCAGCGTTTGAAGCAGGCCCATTATGTTTACATGTTTTATATTGCTGAACTGAAGGTCTTTTACCAACCCCTTCAATGTTGGATCCACCTTTTTGTGAGAACGCATGAAAACTAGCATTGATGGGCTTAACAGCAGGGTATGGTTGTGCTGAAGTGTAATGTCCTTGACAATGCAGGTACCATCACTCCTCTCTTTCAATCTCATAAAGGCCTTGCACCCAGTTCTTTTGGTCATCTTGTCACGCTGTCGGTCTTCCTCGTTGACACTTTGGCGGTGTGTACCTTCTCGTACACATCTCAAGTAACGCCTGCTCTTGTTGTGCTGTCCTTTCCTTATCCCAAACCCTGTGTGCTTTGCATATGTATTGTAAAATACATATGCGTCTTTGAATGTACTAAATTCTTGACCAATGGATGGTATCAGGTCCGGATCAAGATCTGCAGCTCGCAAATTGCCACGGTTTTGTTATTGcattattttttatttatttttacatatttTATTTGTATGTTAACTTCAGGGAATAGGTCAAGTGAACTTCCTAAAATTTAATAAAAATAAGAACATGGACTTCTTAAAGTCATCTGAACTTTTTTTCACAGGAAAACTGTTGCACATGAATATCGAGAACATATCAACTACACATTTCATATAATAAACTGAGCATGTGAACTTCCTAAAAATCAGCTGAACTTTTATCATGGATATAGGGTTCACGATCTTTCCAAATCATATCAACTGTTTTTTCtaaagatatagcatgtgaacttccatgcaaatttgtctaaataaatgtgtgtgtaagaGTGAAATTTTTATCAGCAATATATAAATTGAACTTACGTGTGTGTATGTTCGCAGCTCTGCAGGGGTGGCTCTATCATCTGGTACTATGGGGCATGGCGGTGTGACTTTTGGTACATGGCAGAGTGGATCTCGAGGCGGCATATGACTTGATTGAGTGCCTCGACGATCTTGGTGTATGCTGTCACTTTGACCATCCCCATAATCGCGTTGTCGTTCGTACATCACCGCTAGAAGACGACTTTTGGCCACCGTCCTCGTTCACATTGTTGCTTCCAGCTGTGTTTGTTGTAGATGTACTTGTAGATTGCCGTTTCGTGGCCGACTTAACGTTGCATTACTAGCAAATATCTCCTCGGTGCACTTTATTGGTGAACGGGGTTTTTGGTGGACCTGACCAACACATAATATCCTCATCATCATCTCGTTGATGTTGTGGTATCCCGCTTCCTTTTGTCGTTATCCATGTCATCTTGTTCTTGGATTTTCTCGATTGAAATTCCTTTCAACGGCAGCAGCATTTGTCTTTCTCTTGGGATTGCGGAACACTGGCTGGATAAATGAAACCGGCTCATCACAAAGATATGGGAGTCATTGGAGGCTTTTAGGGCCTCGACCAAATTGATTATCTCGTCGTCACGTCGTTTCGATTCTTTGCCCTGCAGTAGCAGAACAAGGTAAGTTTTTTAACATGTGAACTTCTTGAACATTTGGACTAGAACTTTTATACATAAAACTTTGTCTGATGTCTTCAAAAAACTAAAACAAGTAAAGTTAACCGCTAAACAATGTAATATGAACTTCCAGCATACATGCACCTGCATACTTAttttttcattttgctgtttttattttttataactGAAGTGAACTCCAGGAAACTGTTTTTAAGAACTTCCCAGTAAAAGACATAAGTTTTCTTT
It includes:
- the LOC127314959 gene encoding uncharacterized protein, whose amino-acid sequence is MKVLYTNSAASVEEWITNAEGSLDSSARKIVGLDVEYDKLSGTYFNPKKAAVIQLCVGTDVLVYHICHADERSESLDIQEIWRDPDKKKKLQGLKDVAGAIIDPIYFEMKDGFGRAEHRMWANPPPLPPKHLEYAARDAYATYEVYRRLDLFERGFFSLFKHPEKKRGRDW
- the LOC139834054 gene encoding uncharacterized protein, which gives rise to MGWGWQPSVEEWLTNAEASLDSYARKIVGLDVEYDKLSGTYFNPKKAAVIQLCVGTDVLVYHICHADERSEKLYDFFYGYRYTFAGFCVAEDRTILSRSKYYVHNVKDIQAIWRDPDNRKRTQGLKDVAGAIIDPIYFEMKDGFGRAEHRMWADPPPLPPKHLEYAARDAYATYEVFRRLDVFERGFFSLFKHPEKKRGRDW